A single Cupriavidus sp. D39 DNA region contains:
- a CDS encoding pilus assembly protein PilP: protein MMPAIQASRLRACACALIGVALLAACGSSEEDGLRQWMAQAQAAKAPPPAPLPEPKPYVPRDYEGRSAPEPFAQNKIGDLNRVLSESPESGRRREPLEDFPLENFKMLGAMKKSGETYGVVQVDNKIHHVKVGQYLGQNYGRVVRINDQEIVLRELVREGVAEWKEKMTSLKLEGSA from the coding sequence ATGATGCCAGCGATCCAGGCTTCGCGCCTGCGTGCCTGCGCTTGCGCGCTGATCGGCGTCGCGCTGTTGGCAGCCTGCGGAAGCAGCGAGGAAGACGGCCTGCGCCAGTGGATGGCGCAAGCCCAGGCCGCCAAGGCGCCGCCGCCGGCGCCGCTGCCCGAGCCCAAGCCGTACGTGCCGCGCGACTACGAGGGCCGCAGTGCGCCCGAGCCCTTTGCCCAGAACAAGATCGGCGACCTCAACCGGGTTCTGTCCGAGTCCCCGGAATCCGGCCGTCGGCGCGAGCCGCTGGAGGATTTCCCGCTGGAGAACTTCAAGATGCTGGGCGCCATGAAGAAGAGCGGCGAGACCTACGGCGTCGTGCAGGTAGATAACAAGATCCACCACGTCAAGGTGGGTCAGTATCTCGGCCAGAACTACGGCCGGGTGGTCCGCATCAACGATCAGGAGATCGTGTTGCGCGAATTGGTCCGGGAAGGGGTAGCCGAGTGGAAAGAAAAAATGACCAGCCTGAAGCTGGAGGGGTCGGCATGA
- the pilM gene encoding type IV pilus assembly protein PilM: protein MSGLLRRTTVGVDIGSSSVKVVELSVGSGKNDYRLEKCASELLDRNAVADGNVVNIEAVGIALKRALGKAGIRTKEVVLGVPSMLTESQTVSLPDNLSEDELYVQVESEAHRLYPPSQAVNFDFAVIGPSETEGGIGVRVTAANSDRVQERVTAAEMAGLKPHVMDVEEYAVQRSVVQMLGVSADISATDAKELPVVAVIHLGGSRSKAIFYQGWKELYEQPLNSYGDQLTQSAARMFTLDALKAEIKKRKNTLPEAWRNQLLKPCLEALAVEVQGAVRNFLSASSIGRVDEILLSGGHASLVGVQAAIEQQTEITTTLANPFANMMTAVKVNERYLQRDLPAYIVSAGLALRGLQ from the coding sequence TTGTCGGGGTTGTTGCGCCGTACGACGGTCGGCGTTGACATCGGGTCGTCCAGCGTTAAGGTAGTCGAGCTGTCCGTGGGCAGTGGCAAGAACGACTATCGGCTGGAGAAATGTGCCAGCGAACTGCTGGACCGTAATGCCGTTGCCGATGGCAACGTGGTCAATATCGAAGCCGTTGGCATCGCTCTCAAGCGTGCCCTCGGCAAAGCCGGCATCCGCACCAAGGAGGTGGTGCTCGGCGTGCCTTCGATGCTGACCGAATCGCAGACCGTCAGCCTGCCGGACAACCTGTCCGAGGACGAGCTTTACGTCCAGGTGGAATCCGAGGCGCATCGCCTCTACCCGCCATCGCAGGCCGTCAATTTCGATTTTGCCGTGATCGGCCCCAGCGAAACCGAGGGCGGCATCGGCGTGCGCGTCACCGCGGCCAACAGCGACCGCGTGCAGGAGCGCGTGACCGCCGCCGAAATGGCCGGGCTCAAGCCGCACGTGATGGACGTCGAGGAATACGCGGTGCAGCGCTCCGTGGTGCAGATGCTGGGCGTGTCCGCCGACATCAGCGCCACCGACGCCAAGGAGTTGCCCGTGGTGGCCGTGATCCACCTTGGCGGCAGCCGCTCCAAGGCGATTTTCTACCAAGGCTGGAAAGAGCTCTACGAGCAGCCGCTCAACAGCTACGGCGACCAGCTCACCCAGAGCGCGGCGCGCATGTTCACGCTGGACGCGCTCAAGGCTGAGATCAAGAAGCGCAAGAACACGCTGCCCGAAGCCTGGCGCAACCAGCTGCTCAAGCCCTGCCTGGAGGCGCTGGCGGTGGAGGTGCAAGGCGCTGTGCGCAACTTCCTGTCGGCGTCCAGCATCGGCCGGGTCGACGAGATCCTTCTCTCTGGCGGCCATGCGTCGCTGGTCGGCGTGCAAGCCGCGATCGAGCAGCAAACCGAGATCACCACCACGCTGGCCAACCCGTTCGCCAACATGATGACAGCCGTCAAGGTCAACGAGCGCTATCTGCAGCGCGACCTGCCGGCCTACATCGTGAGCGCCGGGCTTGCGCTGCGCGGCCTGCAGTAA
- a CDS encoding anti-sigma factor family protein: protein MMSPVNEADLHAYADGQLDPARRAEVEAYLAAHPEAGERVGGWRRQTGELHAAFDGVLNETVPLAALPPRLRGSRRDAQRRPAGWGMALAASLASLVVGGAIGWVAHDRADTLAAGAPSVERFAREALASHVVYAPEVRHPVEVAATDEAHLVAWLSKRLGAPLRVPDLRAQGFHLIGGRLGVAEGGPSAILMYEADDGTRLSLQLRHMARDTPDTGFRLERMGPGPGDRPAAAARTMAFYWVDRDLGFALAGPLERAPLLALAEAVYRQYQGG from the coding sequence ATGATGTCCCCAGTCAACGAAGCCGATCTCCACGCCTACGCCGATGGCCAGCTCGATCCCGCCCGGCGCGCCGAGGTGGAGGCGTACCTGGCCGCTCATCCCGAGGCCGGGGAGCGCGTGGGAGGCTGGCGGCGGCAGACGGGCGAGTTGCACGCTGCATTCGATGGCGTGCTCAACGAAACAGTGCCGCTGGCGGCACTTCCGCCAAGGCTGCGCGGCAGCCGCCGCGATGCGCAGCGGCGGCCCGCTGGCTGGGGCATGGCGCTGGCCGCCAGCCTCGCCTCGCTGGTGGTGGGTGGCGCGATCGGGTGGGTCGCACACGACCGCGCGGACACGCTGGCGGCCGGCGCGCCCTCGGTGGAGCGCTTTGCGCGCGAGGCGTTGGCCAGCCATGTCGTCTATGCGCCGGAGGTGCGCCATCCGGTCGAGGTGGCCGCCACCGATGAGGCCCATCTTGTTGCCTGGCTGTCCAAGCGCCTGGGCGCGCCGCTGCGTGTGCCCGACCTGCGCGCCCAGGGATTCCACCTGATCGGCGGCCGCCTCGGCGTGGCCGAGGGCGGCCCGTCGGCCATCCTGATGTACGAGGCCGACGATGGCACCCGGCTGTCGCTGCAACTGCGGCACATGGCGCGCGATACGCCCGATACGGGCTTTCGGCTGGAGCGCATGGGCCCAGGGCCAGGTGATCGTCCCGCCGCCGCGGCGCGTACCATGGCCTTTTACTGGGTAGACCGGGATCTTGGCTTCGCGCTGGCCGGGCCGCTGGAGCGCGCGCCGCTGCTGGCGCTGGCGGAGGCGGTTTACCGGCAGTACCAAGGCGGTTGA
- the msrP gene encoding protein-methionine-sulfoxide reductase catalytic subunit MsrP, which produces MLIPFPKWLRGDDIAASEITPRGVFEARRRLLAMAAAGAAGSTLAPWCARDAHAQAPRGQKLPATPNNAYVVPEKRTPYEDVTTYNNYYEFGTDKADPAHNAGTLRTRPWQVAVEGLVKKPKVYDIDELVRLMPLEERVYRLRCVEGWSMVIPWSGYSLAELIRRVEPQPGAKYVEFVTLNDKKQMPGVSARVLDWPYTEGLRMDEAMHPLTLLAFGLYGEVLPNQNGAPVRVVVPWKYGFKSAKSIVKIRFVDKQPATSWNLAAAQEYGFYSNVNPDVDHPRWSQATERRIGEDKGSGFGALFAPKRKTLPFNGYGQQVASLYQGMDLRKFF; this is translated from the coding sequence ATGCTGATTCCCTTCCCCAAATGGCTGCGCGGCGACGACATCGCCGCCAGCGAGATTACGCCGCGCGGTGTTTTCGAAGCGCGGCGCCGCCTGCTGGCGATGGCTGCCGCGGGCGCAGCGGGGAGCACGCTGGCGCCATGGTGCGCGCGCGATGCGCATGCCCAGGCGCCGCGCGGGCAGAAACTGCCGGCCACGCCCAACAATGCCTACGTGGTGCCCGAGAAGCGCACGCCATACGAGGACGTCACCACGTACAACAACTACTACGAGTTCGGCACCGACAAGGCGGACCCCGCGCACAATGCCGGCACGCTGCGGACCCGGCCGTGGCAGGTCGCGGTCGAAGGCCTGGTGAAGAAGCCCAAGGTCTATGACATCGACGAGCTCGTGCGCCTGATGCCGCTGGAAGAGCGGGTCTACCGGCTGCGCTGCGTCGAGGGCTGGTCGATGGTGATCCCCTGGAGCGGTTACTCGCTGGCCGAGCTGATTCGGCGCGTCGAGCCGCAGCCCGGCGCGAAGTACGTGGAGTTCGTCACCCTCAATGACAAGAAGCAGATGCCCGGCGTCAGCGCCCGCGTGCTGGACTGGCCGTACACCGAAGGGCTGCGCATGGACGAGGCGATGCACCCGCTGACCTTGCTGGCCTTTGGCTTGTACGGCGAGGTGCTGCCCAACCAGAACGGCGCGCCCGTGCGCGTGGTGGTGCCCTGGAAGTACGGCTTCAAGAGTGCCAAGTCCATCGTCAAGATCCGTTTCGTCGACAAGCAGCCCGCCACCAGCTGGAATCTGGCCGCGGCGCAGGAGTACGGCTTCTACTCCAACGTCAATCCGGACGTGGACCACCCGCGCTGGAGCCAGGCTACAGAGCGCCGCATCGGCGAGGACAAGGGCAGCGGTTTTGGCGCGCTGTTCGCGCCCAAGCGCAAGACGCTGCCGTTCAATGGCTACGGCCAGCAGGTGGCGTCGCTCTACCAGGGCATGGACCTGCGGAAGTTCTTCTGA
- the pilQ gene encoding type IV pilus secretin PilQ: MIMGRWYRALAGAAVMMLVLGAPAAQAQSTTGNAVKHVDATTVGEQTVFTVELQGPPTQKPADFTTQNPPKLAIDFLDTGFAAGRAQYDFGGKLLKSANVVQIGDRTRMVLDLTRVASYRTEVRGNQFVVLLDNVAPTARAAVPTFAVSSAQAPAAPWNRSILRNIDFRRGQDGAGRIVVDLSSRDSAINIAQQGQNVVVEFLNTSLPDALRRRYDVSDFGTPVQGMRASENNGTTRLAIEPRGNWEYSSYQTDTQFVVEVRPVKEDPAKLISGAGFRGERLSLNFQNIDIRSLLQVFADFTNLNIITSESVQGNLTLRLKDVPWDQALQIVLDAKGLASRRNGNVLWVAPKAELATKEKLELESQQQINDLEPIRSQVFQLNYQRAEDVRRMLLGLAAAGSAGGAGALGSVSPIGAVGGLAGTAGSTRMLSKRGSLTADPRTNQLFVSDIATKLEEVQSFLGKIDIPVRQVIIEARIVEANDTFSRNLGVKLGFASKTAGAGYGNTYTNVVSPVTQNATWDNGPALSLPAAAINGVNPASVAVSLFNNAAGRFLALELSALEADGRGKIISSPRVVTANNIKALIEQGTELPYQAATSSGATSVQFRKANLKLEVTPQITPEGNVLLDVDVNKDSVGIQTTSGFAIDTKHVQTQVLVENGGTVVIGGIYSQTESTNVNKVPFLGDIPVLGNLFKDNAKVNNRTELLVFLTPRVLNDGVSLK, translated from the coding sequence ATGATCATGGGTCGCTGGTACCGGGCGCTTGCTGGCGCTGCGGTGATGATGCTGGTCTTGGGCGCGCCGGCTGCGCAGGCGCAATCGACAACGGGCAACGCGGTCAAGCACGTGGATGCCACCACGGTGGGCGAGCAGACCGTGTTCACGGTCGAGCTGCAGGGGCCGCCAACGCAGAAGCCGGCCGACTTCACCACGCAGAATCCGCCCAAGCTCGCCATCGATTTCCTCGATACCGGTTTCGCGGCCGGGCGGGCGCAATACGACTTTGGGGGCAAGTTGCTCAAGAGCGCCAATGTGGTGCAGATCGGCGACCGCACCCGCATGGTCCTCGACCTGACCCGCGTGGCCAGCTATCGCACCGAAGTGCGCGGCAACCAGTTCGTGGTGTTGCTCGACAACGTCGCCCCGACCGCCAGGGCCGCCGTGCCGACTTTCGCCGTCAGCTCGGCGCAAGCGCCTGCGGCGCCGTGGAACCGGTCAATCTTGCGCAATATCGATTTTCGCCGCGGCCAGGATGGCGCGGGCCGCATCGTGGTGGATCTCTCATCGCGGGACTCCGCCATCAATATCGCGCAGCAGGGCCAGAACGTGGTGGTCGAATTCCTGAATACGTCATTGCCCGACGCCCTGCGCCGGCGCTATGACGTGAGCGATTTCGGCACCCCGGTGCAGGGCATGCGGGCGAGCGAAAACAACGGCACCACGCGCCTTGCCATCGAGCCGCGCGGCAATTGGGAGTACAGCTCCTACCAGACCGATACGCAGTTCGTGGTGGAGGTGCGCCCGGTCAAGGAAGATCCGGCCAAGCTGATCAGCGGGGCAGGCTTCCGCGGCGAGCGGCTCTCGCTGAACTTCCAGAACATCGACATCCGTTCGCTGCTGCAGGTGTTCGCCGATTTCACCAACCTCAACATCATCACCAGCGAAAGCGTGCAGGGCAACCTGACGCTGCGCCTGAAGGATGTGCCCTGGGACCAGGCCCTGCAGATCGTGCTCGATGCCAAGGGCCTGGCCTCGCGCCGCAACGGCAATGTGCTGTGGGTGGCGCCCAAGGCTGAACTGGCCACCAAGGAAAAGCTCGAGCTCGAATCGCAGCAGCAGATCAATGACCTCGAGCCGATCCGCAGCCAGGTGTTCCAGCTCAACTACCAGCGTGCCGAAGACGTGCGGCGCATGCTGCTCGGGCTGGCCGCGGCAGGTTCCGCCGGCGGCGCGGGCGCGCTGGGCAGCGTAAGCCCGATCGGTGCGGTGGGTGGCCTGGCCGGCACGGCGGGCAGCACCCGCATGCTGTCCAAGCGCGGCTCGCTGACCGCCGATCCCCGTACCAACCAGCTGTTCGTCTCCGATATCGCGACCAAGCTGGAAGAGGTGCAGAGCTTCCTTGGCAAGATCGACATCCCGGTGCGCCAGGTCATCATCGAGGCGCGCATCGTCGAGGCCAACGATACCTTCAGCCGCAACCTGGGCGTCAAGCTGGGCTTTGCCTCCAAGACGGCCGGCGCCGGCTATGGCAACACCTACACCAATGTGGTGAGCCCGGTGACGCAGAACGCGACCTGGGACAATGGCCCGGCGCTGAGCCTGCCGGCGGCGGCGATCAACGGCGTCAACCCGGCTTCGGTCGCGGTCAGCCTGTTCAACAACGCTGCCGGCCGTTTCCTGGCGCTCGAGCTGTCCGCGCTGGAAGCGGATGGGCGGGGCAAGATCATCTCCAGCCCACGCGTGGTCACCGCCAACAATATCAAGGCGCTGATCGAGCAAGGCACGGAGCTGCCCTACCAGGCCGCCACCTCCAGCGGCGCCACCTCGGTGCAGTTCCGCAAGGCCAACCTGAAGCTGGAAGTCACGCCGCAGATCACGCCAGAAGGCAATGTCCTGCTGGACGTCGACGTCAACAAGGACAGCGTGGGCATCCAGACCACCTCGGGCTTTGCCATCGACACCAAGCACGTGCAGACGCAGGTGCTGGTGGAGAACGGCGGCACCGTGGTGATTGGCGGCATTTATAGCCAGACCGAGTCCACCAATGTGAACAAGGTGCCATTCCTGGGGGATATCCCGGTGCTCGGCAACCTGTTCAAGGACAACGCCAAGGTCAACAACCGGACCGAGCTGCTGGTGTTCCTGACGCCGCGCGTGCTCAACGACGGCGTGTCGCTGAAATAG
- a CDS encoding RNA polymerase sigma factor yields MDGFDRQLVALAPRLRRHARGLTGDSASADDLVQDTLERALRYRWRFHLRAGAWWGDGADGLLSWLLTMMHRLRVNAYRRADPVTYTDTLPDVPSAAPEPGLRLDLARALARLPEAQRAVLLLVGLEQLSYAEAAQVLAVPVGTVMSRLSRGREQMRMLMDGAPATAADANPQAAGHAAGLQRVK; encoded by the coding sequence ATGGACGGCTTCGACCGCCAGCTGGTGGCGCTGGCGCCGCGCTTGCGGCGCCACGCCCGGGGCCTGACCGGCGACTCGGCATCCGCCGACGACCTGGTGCAGGACACGCTGGAGCGTGCGCTGCGCTACCGCTGGCGCTTCCACCTGCGCGCGGGCGCCTGGTGGGGCGATGGCGCGGATGGCCTGCTGTCATGGCTGCTGACCATGATGCACCGACTGCGCGTGAACGCGTACCGGCGCGCGGACCCGGTGACATATACCGACACACTGCCCGACGTACCCAGTGCTGCGCCCGAGCCCGGCCTGCGGCTGGATCTGGCGCGGGCGCTGGCGCGGCTGCCCGAGGCCCAGCGCGCGGTGCTGCTGCTGGTCGGCCTGGAGCAGCTCAGCTATGCCGAGGCGGCGCAAGTGCTGGCGGTGCCGGTGGGCACCGTGATGTCCCGGCTGTCGCGGGGCCGGGAGCAGATGCGCATGCTGATGGATGGCGCGCCAGCCACGGCGGCCGATGCGAACCCGCAGGCCGCCGGCCACGCGGCCGGACTGCAGCGAGTCAAATGA
- a CDS encoding type 4a pilus biogenesis protein PilO has protein sequence MALNSEISLATLNDLTAQFRGLNLNEPETWPAAPRVLFAVLAAALVLLLGWQFYWGGKLEDLDRRHAEQDTLKQSYMSKVAQVANLDALRKQKAEVEQRVALVERQLPNKTEMDALLADVNHAGVARGLQFELFKPQSAVIKPYFAEIPVNLKVTGRYHDVAQFNADVAALSRIVSMQGLQFATGKDGGLTMEAVAMAYRALDPEEQAAQRKADAAAAKTAAGAKK, from the coding sequence ATGGCACTCAATAGCGAAATCTCGCTGGCCACGTTGAACGATCTCACCGCGCAGTTCCGTGGCCTGAACCTCAATGAGCCGGAAACCTGGCCGGCCGCCCCGCGGGTGCTGTTCGCGGTGCTGGCTGCGGCGCTGGTGCTGCTGCTTGGCTGGCAGTTCTACTGGGGCGGCAAGCTCGAGGATCTCGATCGCCGGCATGCCGAGCAGGACACCCTGAAGCAGTCCTACATGAGCAAGGTGGCGCAGGTGGCCAACCTGGACGCCCTGCGCAAGCAAAAGGCCGAAGTGGAGCAGCGCGTGGCGCTGGTCGAGCGCCAGTTGCCCAACAAGACCGAGATGGACGCGCTGCTGGCCGACGTCAATCACGCTGGCGTGGCGCGTGGCCTGCAGTTCGAGTTGTTCAAGCCGCAATCCGCCGTGATCAAGCCCTACTTTGCCGAGATCCCGGTCAACCTGAAGGTCACCGGCCGCTATCACGACGTGGCCCAGTTCAATGCCGATGTTGCCGCGCTCTCGCGCATCGTCTCGATGCAGGGGCTGCAGTTCGCCACCGGCAAGGATGGCGGGCTGACGATGGAGGCCGTGGCAATGGCCTACCGCGCGCTGGATCCCGAAGAACAGGCGGCGCAGCGCAAGGCGGACGCCGCGGCGGCCAAGACGGCCGCGGGAGCGAAAAAATGA
- the msrQ gene encoding protein-methionine-sulfoxide reductase heme-binding subunit MsrQ has product MSPSRPAVRPARAGAQPGFATLAPERVRTVKVAVWLLAMLPFLRLLYLGFTDQFGANPLEFVTRSTGTWTLAMLCVTLAVTPLRRLTGWNWLIRLRRMLGLFAFFYALQHFLLWLAVDRGFDVAYIVKDVAKRPFITVGFAAFVLMVALAATSANAMVKWLGGKRWQGLHRAVYAIAVLAILHYWWHKAGKNDFGTVSIYAAVVFGLLAMRAWWGWRKPATGLKAQR; this is encoded by the coding sequence ATGTCCCCGTCGCGCCCGGCTGTGCGCCCGGCGCGAGCGGGCGCACAGCCCGGATTCGCGACGCTTGCGCCCGAACGCGTGCGCACGGTGAAGGTGGCGGTGTGGCTGCTTGCCATGCTGCCTTTCCTGCGGCTGCTCTATCTCGGCTTTACCGATCAGTTCGGCGCCAATCCGCTGGAGTTCGTCACGCGCTCGACCGGCACCTGGACGCTGGCCATGCTGTGCGTCACGCTGGCGGTGACGCCGTTGCGCCGGCTTACCGGCTGGAACTGGCTGATTCGCCTGCGCCGCATGCTCGGGCTCTTTGCTTTTTTCTACGCGCTGCAGCACTTCCTGTTGTGGCTTGCCGTGGACCGGGGCTTCGATGTGGCCTACATCGTCAAGGACGTCGCCAAGCGCCCCTTCATCACGGTGGGGTTTGCCGCCTTCGTGCTGATGGTGGCGCTGGCGGCCACCTCGGCCAATGCCATGGTCAAGTGGCTGGGCGGCAAGCGCTGGCAAGGGCTGCACCGGGCGGTGTACGCCATCGCTGTGCTGGCGATCCTGCACTACTGGTGGCATAAGGCCGGCAAGAACGACTTCGGCACGGTATCGATCTACGCCGCCGTGGTGTTCGGCTTGCTGGCGATGCGTGCCTGGTGGGGGTGGCGCAAGCCCGCAACGGGCCTCAAGGCGCAACGATAG
- the lysA gene encoding diaminopimelate decarboxylase → MTAFFHRHDGALTVEHVPLARIAAEYDTPTYVYSRAALTAAYQAYAAACQGRRARVQYAMKANSNLAILQVFAKLGAGFDIVSGGELQRVLAVGGDPRKVVFSGVGKTAAEMELALQHDVLSFNVESIPELDRLNAVAGRLGKRARVSLRINPDVDAKTHPYISTGLKGNKFGIAFEDVLPTYRAAAALPHLEVAGIDCHIGSQITEVAPYLEALDKVLDVVEALEREGINLEHIDVGGGLGITYDDETPPDITGFARTLLDRVAERGHGHREVLFEPGRSLVGNAGVLLTQVEFLKPGAAKNFCIVDAAMNDLARPAMYEAYHRIEPVQLHETAQATALTYDVVGPVCESGDWLGRDRALAVQPGDLLAVMSAGAYGFVMSSNYNTRPRAAEVMVDGHDVHLVRGREHVVDLFRDERLLQG, encoded by the coding sequence ATGACCGCCTTTTTCCATCGCCACGACGGCGCCCTGACCGTCGAGCACGTACCGCTCGCGCGCATCGCCGCCGAATACGACACCCCCACCTACGTCTACTCGCGCGCCGCGCTGACCGCCGCCTACCAGGCCTACGCCGCTGCGTGCCAGGGGCGCCGCGCGCGCGTGCAGTACGCCATGAAGGCCAACTCGAACCTGGCGATCCTGCAGGTCTTTGCCAAGCTCGGCGCGGGCTTCGACATCGTGTCCGGCGGCGAGCTGCAGCGCGTGCTGGCGGTGGGCGGCGATCCGCGCAAGGTGGTGTTCTCGGGCGTGGGCAAGACCGCCGCCGAGATGGAACTGGCGCTCCAGCACGATGTGCTGTCGTTCAACGTAGAGTCGATCCCCGAACTGGACCGCCTCAACGCCGTGGCGGGCCGCCTGGGCAAGCGCGCGCGCGTGTCGCTGCGCATCAACCCGGATGTGGACGCCAAGACGCACCCGTATATCTCCACCGGCCTGAAGGGCAACAAGTTCGGCATTGCCTTCGAGGACGTGCTGCCGACCTACCGCGCCGCCGCCGCGCTGCCGCACCTGGAAGTCGCGGGCATCGACTGCCATATCGGCTCGCAGATCACCGAGGTTGCCCCTTACCTGGAAGCGCTGGACAAGGTGCTGGACGTGGTGGAGGCGCTCGAGCGCGAAGGCATCAATCTTGAGCACATCGACGTGGGCGGCGGCCTTGGCATCACTTACGACGACGAAACGCCGCCGGACATCACCGGCTTTGCCCGCACGCTGCTGGACCGCGTTGCCGAGCGCGGCCACGGCCATCGCGAGGTGCTGTTCGAGCCGGGCCGCTCGCTGGTGGGCAACGCCGGCGTGCTGCTGACCCAGGTCGAGTTCCTCAAGCCGGGCGCTGCCAAGAACTTCTGCATCGTCGACGCGGCCATGAACGACCTGGCCCGCCCCGCCATGTACGAGGCCTACCACCGCATCGAGCCCGTGCAACTGCACGAAACCGCGCAGGCAACCGCCCTGACCTACGACGTGGTCGGCCCGGTGTGCGAATCCGGCGACTGGCTGGGCCGCGACCGCGCCCTGGCGGTGCAGCCGGGCGACCTGCTGGCCGTGATGTCGGCCGGCGCCTATGGGTTCGTCATGAGCTCCAACTACAACACCCGCCCGCGCGCGGCGGAAGTCATGGTCGACGGCCACGACGTGCACCTGGTGCGCGGCCGCGAGCACGTGGTCGATCTGTTCCGCGACGAACGCCTGCTGCAAGGCTAA
- the cyaY gene encoding iron donor protein CyaY — MSESEFLALAQQELDRLESAVETAADAADADIEINRAGNLMELEFEDGSKIIVNSQAPMQELWVAARSGGFHFRHDGQRWVDTRGGGELYAALSGYVSQQAGVALKLA, encoded by the coding sequence CTGAGTGAAAGTGAGTTCCTGGCGCTGGCCCAGCAAGAGCTGGACCGGCTGGAAAGCGCGGTGGAAACCGCGGCCGACGCAGCCGATGCCGACATCGAGATCAACCGTGCCGGCAATCTCATGGAGCTCGAATTCGAAGACGGCTCCAAGATCATCGTCAACAGCCAGGCGCCCATGCAGGAGCTGTGGGTGGCGGCGCGTTCGGGCGGTTTCCATTTTCGCCATGATGGCCAGCGCTGGGTCGATACGCGCGGCGGCGGCGAGCTGTATGCGGCGCTGTCCGGCTACGTAAGCCAGCAGGCGGGGGTGGCGCTGAAACTGGCCTGA
- a CDS encoding PilN domain-containing protein: MSTNSIPTVNLLPYHEARRASRRKKVYAVLGGAAGAGALAVLLGGMYIDHRVDAVASLNQVLLAENNRMDGQIREVNTLRKDIEGLLQRQKAIEGLQNERNRPVQLLEELVRQVPEGVYLTTLKQTGDAFTVTGIAQSNERVSELLRNLSQVQWLDKAELGESKAVMMTNNLREQRRLFDFSMRFAYRAPETPDDGKKGKAGSAGASAPAGGGG, encoded by the coding sequence ATGTCTACCAATTCGATCCCGACAGTTAATCTGCTGCCGTACCACGAAGCCCGCAGGGCATCGCGGCGCAAGAAGGTCTACGCCGTGCTGGGTGGCGCGGCCGGCGCCGGCGCGCTGGCGGTGCTGCTGGGCGGCATGTACATCGATCACCGTGTCGATGCCGTGGCCAGCCTGAACCAGGTGCTCCTGGCGGAGAACAACCGCATGGACGGGCAGATCCGCGAGGTGAATACGCTGCGCAAGGATATCGAGGGGCTGCTGCAGCGGCAGAAGGCCATCGAGGGCCTGCAGAACGAGCGCAACCGTCCCGTGCAACTGCTGGAGGAGCTGGTGCGCCAAGTGCCCGAAGGCGTGTACCTGACCACCCTCAAGCAGACCGGCGACGCCTTTACCGTGACCGGCATCGCGCAGTCGAACGAGCGCGTGTCGGAGTTGCTGCGCAACCTTAGCCAGGTGCAGTGGCTGGACAAGGCGGAGCTGGGCGAATCCAAGGCCGTGATGATGACCAACAACCTGCGCGAGCAGCGGCGGCTGTTCGACTTCTCGATGCGCTTCGCCTACCGTGCGCCGGAAACGCCGGACGACGGCAAGAAGGGCAAGGCCGGCTCCGCCGGCGCGAGTGCGCCGGCAGGTGGAGGGGGCTGA